One genomic segment of Bremerella alba includes these proteins:
- the kaiC gene encoding circadian clock protein KaiC, with product MSLADATNGALEKCPTGIIGFDEITGGGLPKGRPTLVCGNAGCGKTLFGLEFLVRGVVSHGEPGVFMAFEETAEDLTKNVKSLGFDLEDLVEKEMLSVDHVHVERSEIEENGEYDLDGLFIRLGLAIDSVGAKRVVLDTLETLFSGLSNTAVLRSELRRLFRWLKDKGVTAVITAERGAGALTRHGLEEYVSDCVVVLDHRITDQVATRRIRVVKYRGSSHGTNEYPFLIDEGGFDVLPITSVGLDHPASEERISSGLDRLDTMLGGKGFYRGSSILVSGTAGTGKSSLSAAFVDAACRRGEKAVYFAFEESQNQILRNMKSIGIDLQPHLDKGLLQFRAARPTTQGLETHLAIMYKVIRETKPQVVVVDPITNFISVGTYEEIKSMLMRLVDFLKATQTTGFFTSLNHGNLVTEQTDIGISSLIDSWLLLKDQECNGERNRVLYLLKSRGMPHSNQVREFLITSSGIDLVDVYTGPEGVLTGSARLAQEAKERAAANIREQEIRRKQGELDRRRRSIEEKIAEMRSDFEEEASELELILAQARKQEKQRELDRSELAASRKADVHST from the coding sequence ATGAGCTTAGCGGATGCAACCAACGGGGCTTTAGAGAAATGCCCTACCGGCATTATCGGCTTCGATGAAATAACTGGGGGAGGGCTGCCAAAAGGTCGGCCTACACTAGTTTGCGGAAATGCTGGCTGCGGAAAAACACTTTTTGGTTTAGAGTTTCTGGTCCGAGGTGTCGTGAGTCATGGAGAGCCGGGCGTCTTCATGGCCTTCGAGGAAACGGCTGAAGATCTAACCAAGAACGTGAAGTCGCTGGGTTTCGATCTCGAAGATTTGGTTGAGAAAGAAATGCTATCGGTGGACCACGTTCACGTGGAACGCAGCGAAATTGAGGAAAACGGCGAGTACGACTTAGATGGACTGTTCATCCGGTTAGGGCTTGCGATTGACTCTGTCGGGGCGAAACGCGTTGTTCTGGACACGCTCGAAACGCTGTTCTCTGGCCTATCGAACACTGCCGTATTGCGGTCAGAGTTGCGACGTTTATTTCGTTGGCTGAAAGACAAAGGTGTCACCGCTGTGATCACAGCAGAGCGTGGTGCTGGAGCGTTGACGAGGCATGGATTAGAAGAATACGTTTCGGACTGTGTGGTGGTCCTCGACCATCGAATAACCGATCAGGTAGCGACCCGAAGAATACGCGTGGTCAAATATCGCGGTTCGTCGCATGGTACTAACGAATACCCATTCCTGATCGACGAAGGAGGGTTCGACGTTCTCCCAATCACGTCGGTAGGTCTCGACCATCCTGCTAGTGAAGAGCGGATTTCATCTGGATTGGATCGACTCGATACCATGCTAGGTGGTAAAGGGTTTTATCGCGGTAGCAGCATTCTCGTATCTGGTACGGCAGGGACAGGAAAGAGCAGTCTTTCTGCTGCATTTGTCGATGCTGCCTGCCGTCGAGGAGAGAAGGCCGTCTATTTTGCTTTTGAGGAATCCCAGAACCAGATTCTTCGGAATATGAAGTCAATTGGTATCGATTTGCAGCCGCATCTCGACAAGGGACTGCTTCAGTTTCGTGCCGCGCGCCCGACAACGCAGGGTTTAGAAACCCACCTTGCGATTATGTACAAGGTTATTCGTGAGACCAAACCCCAAGTGGTGGTGGTGGATCCAATTACTAACTTTATTTCTGTCGGCACTTACGAAGAAATAAAGTCGATGCTGATGCGTCTTGTCGACTTTCTTAAGGCGACTCAGACGACCGGTTTCTTTACGAGCCTGAACCACGGAAATCTTGTCACTGAGCAGACCGACATTGGAATATCTTCGCTCATCGACTCCTGGCTTTTGCTGAAGGATCAGGAATGTAACGGAGAGCGTAATCGCGTCTTGTACTTGCTCAAGTCCCGTGGAATGCCGCATTCAAATCAAGTTCGCGAATTCCTGATTACCAGCAGTGGAATTGACTTGGTGGACGTCTACACTGGCCCCGAGGGCGTTCTCACTGGTTCGGCACGACTGGCCCAGGAAGCGAAAGAACGGGCCGCAGCCAATATTCGTGAACAAGAGATTCGGCGGAAGCAAGGTGAACTAGATCGAAGACGCCGATCCATCGAAGAGAAAATTGCTGAGATGCGTTCAGACTTCGAGGAAGAAGCAAGCGAGTTAGAGTTGATCTTAGCTCAAGCTCGAAAGCAAGAAAAGCAACGTGAACTAGACCGTTCGGAATTAGCTGCCAGTCGCAAGGCAGATGTCCATTCAACATAA
- a CDS encoding circadian clock KaiB family protein produces MSIQHKELMMVQSSESWATGSQEPVTDTTETWRLRLYVAGRTPKCVNAFDNLKRFCEEHMAGRYEIEVIDLLENPRLAKDDQIIAIPTLVRKLPEPLRKIIGDLSDAERMLVGFDIKSK; encoded by the coding sequence ATGTCCATTCAACATAAGGAGCTGATGATGGTGCAGAGTTCCGAGTCTTGGGCGACTGGATCCCAGGAGCCAGTTACCGATACGACTGAGACATGGCGACTTCGACTCTATGTCGCTGGTCGTACACCTAAGTGCGTCAATGCATTTGACAATCTTAAGCGTTTTTGTGAGGAGCATATGGCAGGGCGATACGAGATTGAGGTGATTGACCTTCTCGAGAACCCGAGACTCGCCAAGGACGATCAGATAATCGCCATACCAACTTTAGTAAGAAAACTTCCGGAGCCATTGCGTAAGATCATCGGAGATCTTAGCGACGCCGAGCGGATGTTAGTTGGATTCGATATAAAGTCCAAGTAA